From the Paenibacillus tianjinensis genome, the window AGATAGAGCACAACGAAAACTAAACAAGCTGACTCCTGTTGAGTACAGGAATCAGCTTGTAGCCTAGGTCTTTTTTCAATGTCTACTAAATGGGGTCTTGACCAAGGTCAATAGCCTTCATTCCCGCCCGTTTTTTAACGGTCGTGGTCTTAGCTGTTCTCTAGGATGGTCTGGAGCGTGGTGCGGTCCAGTCCTTCAACGAGCTTGATCAGCAGCTCCTTGGCCGCCTCGTAATCATCGCTGTGAATCACAGACGAAGCGGTATGGATGTAGCGGGAGCAAATTCCGATTACCGCAGACGGAACGCCGATCCCGCTGACATGTACCTGGCCGGCATCCGTTCCGCCCTGGGAAACGAAATACTGGTACTTGATCCGGTGGGTATCTGCTGTATCCTGGACGTACTCAATCAGTCCGCGGTGGGTAATCATGGTCGGATCATAAATCCGCAGCAGTGCGCCTTGGCCGAGCTGGCCGAAGGCCTGGCGGTCGCCGGTCATGTCGGCGGCGGCACTGGCATCCAGGCCGAAGAAAATGTCCGGTGCCAGCAGGTTGGCTGCGGTGCGCGCGCCGCGGAGGCCAGCCTCTTCCTGCACCGTAGCACCGGCATAGACCGTGTTCGGCAGCTTTTTACCCTGCAGCGCCTTGACCAGTTCAATCGCGAGGCCCACGCCATAGCGGTTGTCCCAAGCCTTGGCCATAATTTTCTTCGGATTGGCCAGTGGTGTAAACGGGCAGATCGGCAGGATCTGCTGGCCTGGCTTCACGCCGAAGCTCTCAGCTTCTTCCCGGCTGTCTGCACCGATATCCAGATACATTTTGCTGATATCGCCGGTTTTGTTACGTTCCTCCGGGCTTAGCAGATGGATCGGCGTGCTGCCGACCACACCAGTCAGCGTGCCCTTCGGGGTAATGATCTGCAGCCGCTGTGACGCCACTGCCGACGCCAGCCAGCCGCCAAGCGGCTGAAACCGGATCATTCCGTTGCCTGTAATACCGGTGACCATGAAGCCTACTTCGTCAAAATGACCGGCGACCATAATTTTGGGGCCGTTTTCTTCGCCGCGCAGTACGCCGAAAAGGCTTCCCAGCCGGTCCTGCACGAACTCATCCGTATAAGGTAACATAGCATCCTTGACGTAAGCGCGCAGTTCACGCTCGAAGCCCGGAGCTGCGGGGAATTCGGTCAGTGTTTTAAATAAGTCCATCGTTTCTTGGTTCATATGCTTATCGCTCCTTTACTACATATAGTATGAACATTCCGACTTCTCTTGTCTATCTTAGGGTGCCTCCCGCAAACACCGGGCAGCTGCTGTGCGAATAATATGTGGTAGTGGCTCTGAAGCCAGGAGCCGGGAAAGGAAGCGAGAACAATGAGGGTTGCAGGAAGCATTTCCGGGCCTTACGGGCAGGGTGTCCCCCGCAAAGTGCATACGCGCGGAATGCAGAGAAGGTATCCCCGCCGGTACCGGCGGGAGAGCGAAACGGTACTGATTTTGGTTTTATTCCTGCTGCTGATAGTGGTGCTGTTGTTTTTTTCCTGAGTATTCCAGGACATAATCTGGCGGCAGATGGCGAACAATAAGGAAAAACTTCTAAGAGAAGAAAAATCCGAGGGGAAACGGCAGCCCGATTGTTGCTCTGATATCTTCCCTTCGCCTACATTCCAGGAGGTGTCCCTATTTGCCGGCAAAAACCAAAAAAACCGGTGTCAAGCTGCGGCTTGACACCATGACTCCACAGGACTATGAGAAATTGTCCAAGCCTTTTGTGCCTTCCCGTCCGGTATTCAAAAACTGCATCCGGGCCTTTCTGTCGGGAGGTTTGATCTGTGTGCTGGGACAAGGGATCCAGGAGGCGTTCATGGCTATCTTTGATATGACCTCCCGCGAAGCCTCAAGCCCCACGGTAGCGGTGCTGATACTTATTTCCGTGATTCTGACCAGCTTTGGCGTATATGATAAATTAGCCCAGTGGTGCGGAGCCGGGACTGCGGTGCCTGTTACAGGTTTCGCCAACAGCATGTGCTCCGCGGCGCTGGAACACCGTGCAGAGGGTCTGGTGCTCGGGGTAGGCGGAAATATGTTCAAGCTGGCCGGCTCCGTCATTGTGTTTGGTGTGGTTGCTGCGTTTGTGGTCGGTGTAGTGTACGCCATTATGGGCTGGGGAGGTTCGCACTAAAATGGAGCAGCTAGGCAGCCAGACCTGGAAGTTCACTACCCGTCCTGTCATTCTTGGTTCCTCTGCCGTCGTAGGGCCGGAGGAAGGGGAGGGACCGCTAGCATCGGATTTTGATTTCATTTATGATTCGCTCGAAATGGGCGAGAAGACTTGGGAAAAAGCAGAGCGTGCCCTGTTCGAAAAAGCCTCCAAGCTGGCGCTGATGAATGCCGATCTTGAGCAGGACAAGCTGGAGTTTTTTGTCGGCGGTGATTTGATGAATCAGATTATCAGCAGCTCCTTTGCGGCCAGAAAGCTGGGCGTACCCTATCTCGGGGTCTTCGGGGCCTGTTCCACCTCCATGGAGAGTCTAGCCATCGCCTCAATGATTGTTGATTCCGGAGGCAGCAAATATGCCCTGGCCGGAACCTCAAGCCATAACTGCACAGTGGAGAAGCAATTCCGTTATCCGACCGAATACGGGTCACAAAAGCCGCCGACCGCCCAATATACCGTTACAGGTTCAGGCTGTGCGGTTGTCGGCCGCAATGACGGCAGTGCACAGGGGATTCATGTGGTATCTGCAACGATCGGCAAAATTATGGACTTGGGGCTAACCGACCCATTCAATATGGGGACCGCCATGGCCCCGGCTGCAGCAGATACGATTACTGCCCATTTTCGTGATACGGCCCTGTCACCCGGGTATTATGATTTAATTGTGACCGGTGACCTTGCTTCCGTAGGTCTGCCAATTGCCAAAGAGTTGCTGGCCAAAGAGGGCATTCCGATGGAACAAACGACGTTTAATGACTGCGGACTGCTTATTTTCGACCTGGATAAGCAAAAATATGTGATTGCAGGAGGAAGCGG encodes:
- a CDS encoding M42 family metallopeptidase yields the protein MNQETMDLFKTLTEFPAAPGFERELRAYVKDAMLPYTDEFVQDRLGSLFGVLRGEENGPKIMVAGHFDEVGFMVTGITGNGMIRFQPLGGWLASAVASQRLQIITPKGTLTGVVGSTPIHLLSPEERNKTGDISKMYLDIGADSREEAESFGVKPGQQILPICPFTPLANPKKIMAKAWDNRYGVGLAIELVKALQGKKLPNTVYAGATVQEEAGLRGARTAANLLAPDIFFGLDASAAADMTGDRQAFGQLGQGALLRIYDPTMITHRGLIEYVQDTADTHRIKYQYFVSQGGTDAGQVHVSGIGVPSAVIGICSRYIHTASSVIHSDDYEAAKELLIKLVEGLDRTTLQTILENS
- the spoVAC gene encoding stage V sporulation protein AC: MPAKTKKTGVKLRLDTMTPQDYEKLSKPFVPSRPVFKNCIRAFLSGGLICVLGQGIQEAFMAIFDMTSREASSPTVAVLILISVILTSFGVYDKLAQWCGAGTAVPVTGFANSMCSAALEHRAEGLVLGVGGNMFKLAGSVIVFGVVAAFVVGVVYAIMGWGGSH
- the spoVAD gene encoding stage V sporulation protein AD — translated: MEQLGSQTWKFTTRPVILGSSAVVGPEEGEGPLASDFDFIYDSLEMGEKTWEKAERALFEKASKLALMNADLEQDKLEFFVGGDLMNQIISSSFAARKLGVPYLGVFGACSTSMESLAIASMIVDSGGSKYALAGTSSHNCTVEKQFRYPTEYGSQKPPTAQYTVTGSGCAVVGRNDGSAQGIHVVSATIGKIMDLGLTDPFNMGTAMAPAAADTITAHFRDTALSPGYYDLIVTGDLASVGLPIAKELLAKEGIPMEQTTFNDCGLLIFDLDKQKYVIAGGSGCGCSAVVTYGHILKRMKKGELKRVLIVATGALLSPLSYQQGESIPCVAHAVALESGGEEQ